In a single window of the Kwoniella shandongensis chromosome 5, complete sequence genome:
- a CDS encoding 60S ribosomal eL22 domain-containing protein — MDGLKDCGVYREDTGNDIVFAMSTSAGIVGKGTRYNETDPKAAASKTSAAAAGKPLHKFYVDASVPANDNVFDLAAFEKFLHDRIKVDGKPGQLGEVIQIQKEGNKLVLTSQIPFSKRYLKYLTKKHLKKNSFENFLRVVATAKDTYSLRYFKVDQDEVEDEE; from the exons ATGGACGGTCTCAAAGATTGCGGGGTGTACAGGGA AGATACTGGTAatgacatcgtcttcgccaTGTCGACTTCGGCGGGTATAGTAGGTAAAGGTACTCGATACAACGAGACGGAT CCCAAAGCCGCCGCTTCCAAAAcctccgccgctgccgctggCAAGCCCCTCCACAAATTCTACGTCGACGCTTCCGTCCCTGCCAACGACAACGTCTTCGACCTCGCTGCGTTCGAGAAGTTCTTGCACGACAGGATCAAGGTTGATGGAAAGCCTGGTCAGCTCGGAGAGGTCATTCAGATccagaaggagg GCAACAAGCTCGTCCTCACTTCTCAgatccccttctccaagcGATACCTCAAGTACCTCACCAAGAAGCACTTGAAGAAGAACTCTTTCGAGAACTTCCTCCG AGTCGTCGCTACCGCCAAGGACACTTACTCTCTCCGATACTTCAAGGTCGACCaggacgaggttgaggacgaggagtaA
- a CDS encoding pyruvate dehydrogenase complex dihydrolipoamide acetyltransferase: MLSFAHVAKRSAAAGLRKQVVSSRTLRTSAPSSALSKFTMPAMSPTMTEGGITEWKKKEGESFSAGDVLIEVETDKATIDVEAQDDGIMAKILRQDGEKGIAVGTPIAIIGEEGDDLSGADALAATADEAPSAVPQKGDDAAPKETEEKKPEPKKEESKASTTPMLGTPADETKYGSGNQDTSAQKAPELASQGEKPKFFASPLARKIALEKGIPLGEIKGSGPEGRIVRADVEKYKPSASSAAKTPTSGATALPGKAAPASSAEYEDVPTSNMRKTIGKRLTESKQQLPHYYLTVEVNMDRVLKLRQLFNKAGEGKTKLSVNDFIVKAASLALAEVPEANSAWLGETIRTYKKADICVAVATPNGLITPIIKDVGAKGLASISAETKALASRAREGKLKPEEYQGGSFTISNLGMFGIDNFTAIINPPQSCILAIGKTDSKLVLAPEEPKGFKEIQVMKATLSSDHRTVDGAVGAKWLKAFKDYMEQPLTFML, encoded by the exons ATGTTGTCATTCGCTCATGTGGCTAAGAGATCAGCTGCGGCTGGATTGAGAAAGCAGgtcgtctcttctcgaa CCCTTCGAACATCCGCCCCTAGCTCTGCCCTCTCCAAATTCACCATGCCCGCCATGTCTCCCACCATGACCGAAGGTGGTATCACcgaatggaagaagaaggaaggagagagtttCTCAGCTGGAGACGTCTtgattgaggttgagacgGATAAGGCTACGATCGATGTGGAAGCTCAGGATGATGGTATCATGGCGAAGATCCTT CGACAAGACggtgagaagggtatcgCTGTCGGTACacccatcgccatcatcggtGAGGAGGGTGACGATCTCTCCGGTGCCGACGCTCTCGCTGCCACTGCCGACGAGGCCCCATCCGCCGTTCCTCAGAAGGGAGACGATGCAGCACCCAAGGAGactgaggagaagaagcccgagcccaagaaggaggagtcaAAGGCCAGCACCACCCCCATGCTCGGTACACCTGCCGACGAGACCAAGTACGGATCAGGAAACCAGGACACTTCCGCTCAAAAGGCTCCCGAGCTCGCTAGTCAGGGTGAGAAGCCTAAATTCTTCGCCAGTCCTTTGGCCAGGAAGATCGCTCTTGAGAAGGGTATCCCTCTCGGTGAGATCAAGGGTTCCGGACCCGAGGGTAGAATCGTCAGG GCCGACGTTGAGAAGTACAAgccctccgcctcttccgcTGCCAAGACCCCCACTTCCGGCGCCACTGCTCTTCCCGGCAAGGCTGCCCCCGCCTCTTCTGCCGAGTACGAGGATGTCCCCACTTCCAACATGAGAAAGACTATCGGCAAGCGATTGACCGAGAGCAAGCAGCAATTGCCCCACTACTACTTGACTGTCGAAGTGAacatgg ACCGAGTGTTGAAGCTCAGACAATTGTTCAACAAGGCTGGCGAGGGCAAGACAAAGCTTTCAGTTAACGACTTCA TCGTCAAGGCCGCTTCATTGGCTCTTGCCGAGGTCCCCGAGGCCAACTCCGCTTGGCTCGGTGAGACTATCCGAACCTACAAGAAGGCCGATATCTGCGTTGCCGTCGCCACCCCCAACGGTCTCATCACCCCTATCATCAAGGACGTTGGTGCCAAGGGTctcgcttccatctctgccgAGACCAAGGCGCTCGCTTCCAGAGCACGAGAAGGCAAGCTCAAGCCTGAGGAATACCAAGGTGGTTCATTCACCATTTCCAACTTGGGAATGTTCGGTATCGACAACTTCACAGCGATCATCAACCCCCCTCAATCTTGTATCTTGGCTATCGGAAAGACCGACTCCAAACTCGTTTTGGCGCCAGAGGAACCCAAGGGATTCAAGGAGATCCAGGTTATGAAGGCTACTTTGAGTTCGGACCACAGGACAGTGGACGGTGCGGTCGGTGCCAAGTGGTTGAAGGCGTTCAAGGACTACATGGAGCAGCCTTTGACTTTTATGCTTTAG